The Dietzia sp. ANT_WB102 region CCCAGGCCACTCACCTGTGGACCGGACTGTCCTTCAGCGGTCAGGTCCAGAACCAGGCGTACGGCTACCTGTTCCCGCAGGGCTCCTTCTTCGCGCTGTTCGACCTCGTCGGGGTGCCGGCCTGGGTGACCCAGCGCCTGTGGTGGGCGATCGTGCTCACCGTGGCCTACATGGGCGTGGTCCGGGTCGCCGCCGCGCTGCGCATCGGCACCCGCGGGACCCGCGCCATCGCCGGGGTCGGATACGCACTCGCGCCGCGCATGCTCGGCGACCTGGGTTCGATCTCGTCGGAGATCTGGCCGGTCGCCCTCGCACCCTGGGTGCTGCTGCCGGTCATCCGGGTGCTGCAGGGGCGGATGTCGCCGCGCCGGGGTGCGGCCGGTGCCGCGTTCGCACTGGCGCTGATGGGTGCGGTCAACGCCGTCGCCACCGCAGCCGCCTGCCTACCCGCGATCCTGTGGTGGGCGCTGCACCGGCCGAACCGCACGTGGGCGCGGCTGGCCGCGTGGTGGCTGCCGCTGTCCGCGGCGGTGTGCCTGTGGTGGGCCGTGCCGTTGGTCCTTCTCGGGCGGGTCTCGCCGCCGTTCCTCGACTACATCGAATCGGCCGAGGTCACCACCCGCTGGTCCTCGGTGACCGAGGTGCTGCGCGGCGCCGCAACGTGGGTACCGTTCGTGTCGACCGACCGGACCGCTGGCGCGGACCTGACAAGCGAGCCGGTGTTCGTCCTGGCCACCGGGGTGATCGCGGCGGTCGGTGTCGTGGGGTTGTTGTGGCGCGGGATGCCCGCTCGTGGCCGGCTTCTGGCGATCGCAGCCCTCGGCCTGGTGTTGATGGCAGCACCGTGGGTCGGACCCGCCGGTGGCGGGCTCGCCGAGACTCTCCGCGCCCTACTCGACGGCCCGGCCGCGCCGCTGCGCAACGTGCACAAGTTCGAGCCGCTCCTGCGGCTGCCACTGGTGCTGGGCGCCGCGCATCTGCTGTCACAGTTGCTCGCGACTCTCGTCGGCGCCGAGGACCGCGACGACGACGGCGCCGCAGCCTGCGACGACGGCAGCCTCGACCGGTCCGGAGGGCAGCCCACCCGCGTCGGCCTCGTCAGTGCGCTCGCGCACCCCGAACGCCACCGCGCGGTCGCGGTCGCGATGATCATCATGTTGGCCGGGGGGGTATCGGTGGCCCCGGCGTGGCTGGGTCGGCTCGCGCCGGTCGGCGCCCACGAGTCACTGCCCGACCACTGGACAGAAGCCGCAGCGTGGCTGTCGGAGAACGCGCCGGTGGACCGCCCCGGCGAGGACGCAGAGCCCGACCCGGCCGCGACCACCCGCGCCCTCGTGGTCCCCGGCGCGTCGTTCGGCCGTCAGGTGTGGGGCGTCACCCGCGACGAGCCCCTGCAGCCGCTGGCGGAGACGCCGTGGGCGGTCCGTGACTCGGTGCCGCTCCAACCCGCCCCGGCCATCCGCGCCCTCGACGCGGTGCAGCGCCGGCTCGCCGACGGCCGCGCCGCACCCGGGATGTCGGCGACGCTGGCGTCGCTCGGCGTCGGCTTTCTCGTGGTACGCAACGACCTGTCGGAGGACTCGGCCGCGCCGCGCCCGGCACTGGTGCACCAGTCGATCGACGGCTCGCCCGGACTGGTGAAGGTCGCGGAGTTCGGCGAGCCGGTGGGTGGCTCCCGGGTCGACGGCGACGACGACGAGGTGGTCGTGGTGCCGGACTCCGGGCTGCGGCCGGCCTATCCGGCCATCGAGATCTACCGGGTCGACTCCCGACTGGGATCGGACGCGGCGCCGCCCGGACCGGCACGGTCGGCCACGGCCCCGTACACCGTGGAGGTCCGCGACTTGCCGGTGGTCGCCGGCGGACCCGAAGCACTCTCCCGGCTGGACGATCTACTCGCGGCGCGAGACACGATCGGCTCACCGCCCCGGGTCACCCGACTGCTCGAGGCCGACGCGCTCACTGCCGGCGTCGACCCGGCATCAGACCCGTTCCCGCGACCGCGGCCACTGAACTCCACCGCCCCGGTCCTCACCGACTCGCCGACCGACCGCGAAACCGACTTCGGCCGCCTCGACCACAACTCGTCGGCCGTCCGCGCAGAGGGCAACCCCCGGCGCAGCCGCGGCACGGTCCCCGACTACGCCGCCACCGTCGCGCCGGAGGACCCGCCGCTCGCGCAGGCGCGGTGGTGGGACGCCAGCGTGGAGGTATCGTCCTCGGCCGCCGATTCGGCGCAGCCCGGCGTGGTGCGGCCATCGCACTCCGTCGCGGCCGCGGTCGACGGCGACCCCGACACCGCCTGGCGCTCCGGCGGATACGGTTCGGCGTTCGGCGAATGGATCGAGATCGAACTGCCCGAACCCGTCGACCGCGCAGTCCTGCAGCTGACCGTCCCGCCCCCCGAGGCCGGACCACAGGTCAGCACCCTGCAGGTGCGCACCGACACCGGCACCGCCACGGTGTTCCCGACGGTCGGAGAAGAGACGACGGTGGCGCTGCCGCCCGGCCCCACAAAGCGGGTCCGGGTGACAGCGACCGGGTTCGCCGACGGGGGCCGCGGCACCTACTTCGAAATCTCCCAGATCGGGTTGACCGCCAGAGGTCGGGACATCCCGCTGCTACGGACCATCGCGCTTCCCGACCGGCCCGAGGACGACCGCGCGCCGTCAGGCTGGCTCCTGCGTCAGGAACTGGCCGGCCGTTCGGACTGTGTGCACGTCGGGAACCCGGTCGAGGGGCTGGCCGGGGCCGAGGAGTCGACCGGCGCTGCACGTTGCGCCCCCGACCTGGCGATCGACCCCGAGGAACCGGCCCGATTCGCCCGCCTGCTCGACGTCCCCGCCCAGACCGCCGTAGCCCCGCAACTGCTCGTGCGCCCGAGGCCCGGCGCCGCCCTGGACGACGTGCTGCGCGGTGACCCGACCTCCCGTGCCCGGCAGGTCCGCGCGACGGGCGAATCACTCGTGACCGACCCCGCGGGAGGGCCGTCCGCGGCCGTCGACGGCGACCGCTCCACCAGCTGGCACGCGCGGGACGTGCCAGCACCGACGCTGGAACTGCGACTGCCCGGTCGGCAGCTCGTCGGATCGCTCCGCCTCTGGCCACCCCGCTCCGCCGCCCCCGCCGCGCCCGACGTCGTCACGATCGACACCGGTGTCCAACGCACCAGAGTCGACCTGGCCACGCTCACCCCAGAGGACGACGGCTCCGTCGTCGTCGCCGTCCCCGCCGACCACACCGACCGCATCACCATCCGGGTCGACCACGCCCGCGACGTGCGCGGCCCTGGCGGTACGCAGCTGCCCACCGGCATCGCCGAGGTGTGGGTCCAGGACCCCGCCGGCGCCCGGATCGGCGCGCTGCCCGCCGCCGCCGACGACCCCGTCACTCTGACCTGCCAGGACGGGCCCCGACTCCACATCGGCGACCGGGTGGTCCGGACGCGGATCACCGCCACCCGACGGGAACTCCTCGAGGGACGCGCCGTGACGGCCGAACTCTGCGACGACACCCCCGTCCCGCTGAGCGCGGGACCACAGGAGGTCTCTGTCGACCCGGGGCAGGCGTTCTCCGTGGACACGGTGGGCCTCGTCGTCGTCGACCCCGGCACCGGGGCCCGCACCGGCGGAACCGGGGGCAGTGCCGCACCGATCCTCGGCGGCGCGCCCCAACCCACCCGGGCCGTCACCACCGCGCTCTGGGGCGACTCGCGACGCGAACTGCACGTGCCGTCCGCGCCCCGCGAGCGCGTCCTGGTGGTCCCCGAATCCGTCACGCCCGCGTGGCAGGCCCGGCTCGTCGCCGACGACGGCACCGACCTGGGCGACCCGCGCCCGGTGACCGTCGACGGGTGGAAACAGGGCTGGGTGCTGCCCGCCACCACTACCGGGGCCACCCTGGTGCTCACGGTGCCCCTCGACGCCCCGTACCGCGCAGCCCTGCTCACCGGGCCGATCGCGCTCCTGTTGGTCCTGCTGCTGTTCCTGGTGCGCGGCAGCCGCGACCGGGCGGGCACCCACGCCACCCAGTGGCGGGGACGCGGGCTACTGACGATCGCCACTACCGCCGTGGTCGGATTCGTCGTGGCCGGTCCAGTCGGGCTGGCGCTGACCTTCGGGCTGACGATCAGCGCTCTGATGGCGAGCCGTCACCTCGGGGCGGGCCGTGCCCGGCAGTTGCTGGTGATCGGCTCCGGGGTGGGGATCGTCGCCGGCGCCGCGCTGCTGGCCCGCGCGCCGTGGCCGGACTCGCTGGGCTACGCCGGCGACGGGTGGGGCCCTCAGGTCGCGACGGTGACGGGATTGATCTGCGCCGGGCTGGCCTCGAGTTGGCCGTCCACCGGCCGCCCCCGGGGTGCCCGCCGGGGCGCCAACCAACGCTGAGCCGGCACCTCCACGAGTGCGTAGCTGGCGGCCGCCACCACCGTCGTCACCACCACGGTGACAAACCAGATCCGCAGCATCTGCCCGGAGAACATGGGTACCGCCGCGATCTGGAACGCGAAGTGCAGCACCAGTACATGCCACAGGAACACCGCGTACGACCAGCGCCCCAGGGTGGTCAACACGCCCGAACCCAGCACGGGGAAGTGCGGTCCCAGACGCGTCGACCCGGCGGGAGCCGTCGCGGCAGGCGACAGCACGACCGGGGCGAGCAGGCAGAACGCCACCACCGCACCGAGCGCGGTGCGGGCCGCGAACTCCGGGCCCGACGGGTGGACAAACCCCTCGGTGAACCACCGCGGTACCGTGCTCGCCGCAAATGCCGCCGCAGCGACCGCCCACCACCGCCACCGCGCGTGACGATGGCGGGCCAGCCCCGCCGCGCGACCGGGCGGCGCGCAGGCGAGCTCGGCCAGGATCATCCCCGCCGCGAACCACGACGCGAACGCCGGCGGCAGAATCTGGTCATTGATCCGTTCGTGCAGACCCAGCTCATACCACGGCACGAGCGCCCACCCCAGACTCGCCACCCCCACGCCGGCGATCACCGGGATGCGCCACCGCGCCGCTCGCCCGCGCAGCCTGGCGAGCGCCCACCACAACAGCGGCAACACCAGATAGAAGCTCATCTCCACGGACAGTGACCACGCGTGAGTGAGGCCCTCCACCAGAGAATCCGGGACGAACACCTGCGTCAACGTCAAGTTGGACGTCCAGGTGCTGGCAGAGCTCCGCGCGTTCCGGGGGATGAGAAGGAACGCTGCGGCCACCAGCACCAGGTATGCGGGCATGATCCGGACAAGTCGTGAGCGCAGGTAGGCGCGGGCCGGCCGCGCGGTTCCCGGGCCACCCCGGCGGGCGTGCAGGGCGTGCGCGCGCCACAGCAGGAAGCCGGATAATGCGAAGAACACGGCCACGGAAAGGTCGAACCGGCCCCAGATGCGGTTGATGGTCGACCCGGTGGAGGCCCCGGTCTGGAACGCCACATGTGTGGTGAGGACGGCGAACGCAGCCAGCGCGCGGAGCCCCTCGAGCGCCGGCACGAAGCCGGTCGCGGAGGGGAGAGTTCCATCGCGATGGTCGGGGGTACCGAATGCGTTCTTCATCACTGTTAATCTTCTCCTGATGATGGTCCGGCCGGGGCGGCGCCCCCGGCACCAGCCCGGGAGTGACCGGCGGACCAAGGGCGCGACTCCAGGAGGACAACCGATGGCACGACAGAGCAGTTCCGCGGGACGGAGGTCGTTGGTGCCCGCGCTGGTCCTTGTCGGCCTCGGCGTATTCCTGATCACTATCTCACTCGCGCTCGTGTTCTTCGTGGTGCCGAGCCAGAAGAAGACCCCGCTGGACATCAACTCCACGACTGTCACCGAGACCGCGCCGGGGGCGGTTCTCGTAGGTAAGGGACTGGCCTCGAACACCCCCACCGAACTCAATTCGGACCGCCCGGAGTGCCGTGCCGAGGGCTCGGCCGGTGGCGACGAGCAGCCGGCTGGAGGCGGCGAGGGCGAGGACGCCCAGGCGGAAGACAGTGAGGCCGCCGCCGACTCCGAGCGCCAGTACCCGGTCAGTTGCTTCATCGACAACGACATCCCGCTGTACTCGCAGCGTCGAGTGATGGCAGTGGAACCGTCGGACGCCGACGTCATCACCATGCAGGCGGCCCAGTCGCTGCTGCGCGAGGACAAGACCGGCGGCGACGACGTCGACGCGCTGGTCAACGCCACCATCGACCGCATCACCGTGGACCGCGTCACGGCCATGCCGGTCGACGAGGCCACCAGCACCCTCCAGGTCGTGGCCACCGGCGGAGACACCGCTCCGGCGGGTTTCGTCCGCGACGGGCTGCAGTACAAATTCCCGTTCGACACCGAGCAGCGGGCCTACGACTACTTCGATGCGAGCACCTTCACCACCAACCCGATCGAGTTTGTGGGTGAGACCAGCGTCGGCGGTATCGACGCATACGAGTTCAAGCAGGACCTCGGCCCGATCGACATGTGGTCCTCGATCCGCGACCACTTCGCCGCGATCTCCGACGGCTACGACCCCGCCGTGGAGTCGGTCCTGGCCAGCTACCGCCGCGAAGGCATGACCGCGGGACAGTGGGGCCTCGAGGGTGATCCGAAGCGCGAGGTCGACATGCGCCGCTTTTACACCAACACCCGCACGGTGTACGTGAACCCGGCCACCGGTCAGATCGTCAACGGCAAGGAGGACATCTTCCAGTTCTTCGCGGAAGACCAGGCCGAGGCCGAGGCGTTCTTCTCGGACAAGGCCCGCATGGAGAAGGAGAAGACCGAGCCGACCCGCACGGCCGTCCGCTTCCAGTCCGGCTGGAACGACGAGACCCAGAACAACACCCTGGCCGCTGCGCAGGAAAGCGCCGACACGCTCAACACGTTCGGCCGCGTCGTCCCGGCGATCCTCGGCATCCTCGGTCTGCTGACGCTGATCGGTGGCATCGTGCTTGGTCTCCGCGGCGGCGGACGCACCAACCGGACCCGCGCCTGATCCGACGGCTGCCGCGGCCCCCAGTGGCCACGGCGGCCACGAGAGTCGGCCGAGAGCGTCCCGCACATTTCGCCCGAGAGGGGAGTGTGCGGGACGCTCTTTTTGCGAGCTGCCCGGGCCGCGCCTCCCGCCTCCCGCCTCCCGCTTGCCGCCCGGTCGCGCACCATCTGTCGCCGTCTGCGTGGAGTCACTCCGTCAGCCGGCCGGGCGAGGCCTCCTGGGTAAACGCTGCACGCAGTGACTCCACGGGGAGGGGGCGAAGGCCCGGAGCGTCAGGCCGGGCGGGTCCGGAGGGCCCGCCAGCCGGCGGCGACCGTCGTGAGCGCGATTGCCACTAGTGCGGCCCCGAGGACACCCTCGACCTCGCGGGGGGCGATCCAGACCGCGACCGCCGTGAGCACCAGTCCGAACCAGGCGATGCCAGCCTCCATAGTGCGGTCGGAGGCGATGCTCGCCAACAGGAACGCCTGCAGGACGCTCAAGGTCACGCCCAGGGCCGCAAACGCCCACAGCAGTCCGGCGACGGGCCGGTAGTCCTCGCCCACGACGACCGGCACGAGCGGCGTGACCACCGCGGCACCGATCACCACAATCGCACCGATGCCCAGCAGGACGCCTACCGCGGAACGGACCGCGCCCCGGTGGCCGGCTGGATCGGCCATCCGCGGATAGAGCACTGTTCCCACCGCCTGCGGCAACCAGAACGCCGCCTTCGCCGCGACCGCCCCGAGCGCGTAGCGACCCGCGTCCTCGGGAGACAGCAGGGCACGCGCCAAGAGCAGGTCCACGGAGGTCAAGGCCATCATCACCAGCTGCACCTGACCGGCGGCGAGCACGGCTGCGACCCCGGGTGCGGTCAAGGCGCCCCCGCCAGGGCCAGCGGCCCCGCCCCCGCCAGCGCCAGAGCCAGCGCCCCCGCCAACGCCAGAGGGGGAGGTCGAGATCCTCGCCGCCACGACCCACGCCACGGTCACACCGACGGCCCCCGCGGCGAGCGCCGGCCCCACACCCCCGCCCGCAGCAAGCACTGCGACGGCCGGCACGACCTTGCCCACGCCGGCCAGTGCGAGAACCGCACCGAGGGCCCGGAACCGTTCGGCGCCCTGCAGCAGCCCCTGCTCGGTGGCGAGCAGGCACAGCACGGGGCCGGGGGCCAGCGCGGCGGCGGTGGCGAGGCCCGGGGTGTCCAGCAGGAGTGACACCGGGACAACCACCAGCGCAGCGACTACCGCGACCAGCAGCGCGACCCGCCTGCCGACCGTGCGCAGCACGTCGTAGGGCACGCCCCGGACGTGTTCGCGGGCGACCACCGCCTGAAGTGCCAGTGACGGCACGGCCACCAGGAGCTGTGCGGACAACAGGGCGGCGAAGGCGCCGTACCCCTCGGGCCCCAGCCACCGGGAGGCCGGGAGGTGCAGTAGGTAGGCGGCGATGTTGGCCAGCATCGAGCCAGCCGTCACCGCCCCCGCGCCCGTCAGGAAACGCCTGGTGGCGGAACCTGATGTCGCCTCGCGCGCCTGATGGTCCACACCGGGAATCGTAGGGGGCCGCCCGGGCGGCGCGGCCGTGCGGTGGCGGAGGGGTCCACTCGCGGTCGTGGTGGAATGTGCGCATGGACTCCGCCGCCGGCTCCCGTCGCGTTCTCGCGCGATTCGCCCGCAGGGACGCTGCGGTGGATGCGGCAGTGGGGGCGGTGGTGACGGCCCTGCTGCTGGCGGGGTTGGTGCGGCCCGGGTTCCCGTTGTTGCGGGATTGGGTGGCCACGCCGACGCCGCCACTGCCGGATGCCGCGCTCGGGTTGGGGGAGTCGGCGGCGCGGGCGGTGCCCCAGGACGTGGCGGTGGTGTGGGCGACCCGGACGCTGGACGCCGTCGGGCTGCCGGTCTGGCCGCTCACAGGCCTGCTCACCATGGTGTTCTGCGTGTGGCTCGCGGTGGCGGCGGGGGCACTGGTCCGCCGGGTCCTGCCCGGTGCCGGGCCTGCCGGGCCTGCCGGGCCTGCCGGGGTGGCCGGGGTGTGGCTGCGTCTGCCCGCGGTGGTGGGGGCGGTGTGGAACCCGTACGTGGTGGAGCGTCTGCTGCAGGGGCACTGGTCGTTGCTGGCCGGGGTGGCGGCCGTGATGTCGATGCCGCTGTTCCTGGCGCGCACCGGTCCTCGCGTGGCGGCGGCGTGCGCGGCGCTGGCCGCGGCCGGGCTCACGCCGACGGGCTGGGTGCTGGCGGTCGTGGCGGCGCTGGTGTCGTTGCTCAGTGCCGGTCGGAGCACGGGCGCGGGCGCGGAGGGGGGCGCAAGGTCCGGTCGGCGGGCGGCGTACACGTTGTCGGTCACGGCTGTGGTCACGGCGCTGCCGTGGTTGGTGGCGACCGCGCTCGCCCCTGCCGGGGGCGGGACCGCGCCGGGCCTGGGGAACTCGGGACTGGCGGGCTCAGGCACGGACGCCGGCGTGGCCGCATTCGCCGCCCGCGCCGAGCCCGGGCTCGGCACGCTCGGGTCGGTGGTGGCGCTTGGTGGGATCTGGAACTCGGAGGCGGTCCCGCCGTCGCGCGCGACGTGGTGGGCGGTTGTTGCGCTCGCGCTGCTGCTGGCGGTGTGGGCGCTGGCAGCCCGGGGCCTGTGGCGGGCGCGCCGCGATCCGGTCGTGCGGGCGACCGTCCCCCTGGCGATCGGCGCCTGGCTGGTGGTGGCCGCCGCCGCGACGGGCCCGGGACTGGTGGTGATGGACGCTCTGGTGTCCGCGGTTCCGGGAGCGGGTCTGCTGCGCGATACCCAGAAGTTTGTCGCGCTGGCGTTGCCGGCGACCGTGCTCGCGCTGGTCTTTGCCGCCCGCGCGCTGGCCGGGGGATTGCCGCGGGCCGGGGCTGGCCTGGTGATCACCGCGGTGGCCGTGGCCGCCGTCCCCGACGCCCCGAGCGCACTGTGGGGTCAGTTACGACCGGTCGCCTACGGCGAGGATTGGGAACAGGTGGCGCGGATCGTGGACGAGCGGCCCGGGGACCTGCTGGTCCTGCCGGCCGGGTCCTTCCGGTCGACGCCGTTGTGGGCCGGGGGGGCGGCGGTGCTCGATCCGGCGCCCCGGCTACTCGACACCCGCGTGTTGGTGCCTGGCGACCTGGTTGTGGGCGGCGCGGCGAGGGGCGGAGCGGCGGCGGTGCCCGGTGAGGGGGATCGCGCGCGTCGGGCGACCGAGGCGCTGCTGCGTGGCGATGATCCGCGCGCGGTGATCGACCTGGGCGTGCGGTGGGTACTGGACGAACGCACGTCCGTCGGCCCCCGTGGGGAGGCGGCGCAGACCCTGGAGGGGACCCCTGTCACGCCGACGACGACGAGGTTTACCGGCCCCGAACTGGTCCTCCACGAGCTGGGTCCACCGAGCGGGCCGGGTGAGGCGGACGCGCGATGGGAGGCGGCCGCCGAGCCCGCGGCTCCGGCGCCGGCCCGCGCGGCGGTGCTGGCGGCGCACGCGCTGTGGCTGGCCACGTTGGCAGGAAGCGCAGCAGTGGCCGTAACCGGAAGGGTGGCCGGGACGAGGCCTAACCGCGGTCGCCGCTGACCACGCCGCTGACGCGCCGCCCGTCGGCGACCGCACGGAGGACTTGCGCCATCGCCGATCCGGTGGCGGGCCACGACATCCCCGCGGCCTTGCGGCGGGCGGCCTCACCCATGCGGTCCCTCAGGGCGGGGTCGGCGAGCAGTCGCTCGGTGGCCAGTGTCATGGCGGCGACATCGTCCACGAGGAGGCCGGTCTCGCCGTCGTCGATCGAGTCGCGCAGTCCCGCGGCGTGGTGGTAGCCGACGGTGGGCACGCCGTGCTGCGCGGCTTCCGACACGGCCAGCCCCCAGCCCTCCTTGCGCGAGGGCATGAGGTGCAGCGTGGCGGCGGCGAGGATCCGGTGCTTGGTGGTCTCATCGACGTGCCCGTGGAAGACGACCGAGCCGGACTGCCCGCTCGGCCCGGGCTCTTGGCCCCGCCCGGAGTCGTCTGTGTCCGGACCGCCGAGGAGCCCGCGTTCGGCGGCGTAGTCGCGCAACCGGTCGGACCACCAGCCGCTGCCGATGACGTCCAGCACCAGGCCGGGTCGGCTCGCGCGCAGCGTGCCGACCACGTCGAGGGCGTCCTCGACGTGCTTGTGCGGCACCAGGCGAGAGAGCACGACCAGGCGCGGGGCGCGGGTGCGGGCGTCGGCGCTGGACTCGCCCCGCGGGGCGCCGCCTGCGTCGATGTCCGTCGGCAGCGGGTCGAGGCCGTTGCGCACCACCGCGATCCGTGCGGGATCTACGCCGAGCCCGGCGAGTTCGTCTGCGGAGGGCAGTGACACGGTCACGTACTGGCTGCGCGAGTGCACGCGGGGGGACAGCCACGACTCGATCCACCAGCCGATCCGCGCAACCAACCACCCGGCCACCGGCCACTGCTCGCGGTGGATGTGGTGGACCAGCACCACCACGGGAGCGGTGGTGGCCAGGCGGGAGAAGAAGGGGACGCCGTTCTGGGTGTCGACGACGACGTCGGGCCGCCGCAGGGACCCGAGCGGACCTAGGCCGATCCTGCCGGACAGGATCGCCAGGAGGGCGCGCGGATAGACAGTGAAGCGGCCGCCGGCCCGGCTGAACACCACCCCGGAGGAGGTGGTGGTGGAACGGGCCGCGCCCGGAGAGCGGGAGGTCCGGAAGATGACGGTGTGCCCCGCAGCGGCGAGGCCGTCAGCGACGTGTTCGAGGTACCGTTCGCTGCCGCCACCCTGTGGGTGGGTGCTGTCACGCCAGCACAACAGCAGGATTCGAGCCACGCGGACACTGTACGCAGCGGCGGGACGGCCACGACCCGTCGGTATCGTCAGCGCCGTGATCACCGACCCCGTCCACCGCTCGACCGCACTCTGCTCGGTGGCCCGCCGGGCCAGCCTCGGCCGGTCGCTCGGGCTGCTGCGTTCGTTCCCGCTCGAGCAGGCCGACCCGGATGTCTTCTACTCCGGCCTGGCCCACGACACCGTCGAACTGGTCGCCGACCTGTGGGAGTGCTCCGGTGACCGGCCGGCCGAGCCGGGAGTGGGCCGACTGCCGGGGCTGACGGTGCTGGATGTCGGCGGTGGGCCGGGCTACTTCTCCGACGTCTACGCCGCCGAGGGGGCGCGGTACGTTTCCGTCGAACCTGACGTCGGGGAAATGTCGGCGGCCGGCCTGGACCAGGCGGGTTCGGTCCGGGGCAGCGGGATGGCACTGCCTTTCCGATCGGATTCCGTCGACGTGTGCATCTCTTCCAACGTGGCCGAACACGTACCGGAGCCCTGGTCGATGGCGGAGGAGATGTGCCGGGTCACGCGACCGGGTGGCCTCGTCGTCGTCTCCTACACGCTCTGGTACGGGCCCTTCGGCGGCCACGAGATGGGGCTGACCCATTACCTCGGCGGCGACCGGGCGAGGCGGATGTACGAGCGACGCCATGGTCACCCGCCGAAGAACGTCTACGGCCAGTCGCTGTTTGAGGTGGGGTGCGCCGAGGGGCTCGCATGGGCGCGCGACACCGACGCCGCCGAGCTGCTCGCGGCGTTCCCGCGCTACCACCCGCGGTGGGCGTGGTGGCTGGTGCGAGTGCCCGGTGTGCGTGAGGTACTCGTGTCCAATCTCGTGCTGGTGCTGCGCGCGAAGTAGGCGCCCACGCCGGGCCGGGCACTCGCCTACAGTGATATGGAACACGTTCCTATTGGTTTTCCTGTCGCACTATCTCCCACCGCATGGAGGTTCCCGTGGTCGTCATCCATGACAAACTCTTCTCCGGCACCCGCTGGACCGACCCCATCACTACCGGTGTCCTCGAGGTGACCTCGCCGGCCACCAACGCTGTCGTGGGCCGGGTCGCCGAGACCACCACCGAGGACCTGGACGAGATGATCAGCCAGGCGCGCGACTCGTTCGAGTCCGGTGTATGGCGATCCACCCCGCCCGCCGAGCGTGGCGCGCTGCTGGCTCGCGTGGCGGACATGCTCGAGGAGCGCCAGGCCGAGGTGTGCACGATCCTGTCCGATGAGATGGGCACGCCCGCGTCCACCGCCGCCATGATCCAGGTGACGCCCACCCTCGGCGTGCTGCGCTACTACGCCCGGCTGTCGGAGTCCTTCCCGTGGTCCGAGGTGCGGCACGGGGACTTCGGCGCGTCCGTCGTTACCCGCCAGCCCGTCGGCGTGGTCGCCGCCATCACCGCCTGGAACGTCCCGCTCTACCTCAACACCGCCAAGGTGGCGCCCGCGTTGCTGTCCGGCAGTTCGGTGGTCCTCAAGCCGTCGTCGGCCACGCCGCTGTCCGCGCTGTGGCTGGCGGACCTGTTCCGTGAGGCCGGGCTGCCCGAGGGCGTGCTGTCCGTGGTGACCGGCCCCAGCTCCGTGGGCGACCACTTGGTCTCCCACGCGGACGTCGACAAGATCTCGTTCACTGGTTCGACTGAGGTCGGCAAGCACATCGCCGGCATCGCGGCCCAGAGCCTTAAGCGGTGTTCGCTGGAGCTGGGCGGCAAGAGTGCTGCCATCGTGCTCGAGGACGCCGACATCGCGGCACACGCCGGCACCATGGTGTTCTCCGCGCTCATGAATTCCGGGCAGGCGTGCGTGTCC contains the following coding sequences:
- a CDS encoding DUF3068 domain-containing protein; this encodes MARQSSSAGRRSLVPALVLVGLGVFLITISLALVFFVVPSQKKTPLDINSTTVTETAPGAVLVGKGLASNTPTELNSDRPECRAEGSAGGDEQPAGGGEGEDAQAEDSEAAADSERQYPVSCFIDNDIPLYSQRRVMAVEPSDADVITMQAAQSLLREDKTGGDDVDALVNATIDRITVDRVTAMPVDEATSTLQVVATGGDTAPAGFVRDGLQYKFPFDTEQRAYDYFDASTFTTNPIEFVGETSVGGIDAYEFKQDLGPIDMWSSIRDHFAAISDGYDPAVESVLASYRREGMTAGQWGLEGDPKREVDMRRFYTNTRTVYVNPATGQIVNGKEDIFQFFAEDQAEAEAFFSDKARMEKEKTEPTRTAVRFQSGWNDETQNNTLAAAQESADTLNTFGRVVPAILGILGLLTLIGGIVLGLRGGGRTNRTRA
- a CDS encoding acyltransferase codes for the protein MKNAFGTPDHRDGTLPSATGFVPALEGLRALAAFAVLTTHVAFQTGASTGSTINRIWGRFDLSVAVFFALSGFLLWRAHALHARRGGPGTARPARAYLRSRLVRIMPAYLVLVAAAFLLIPRNARSSASTWTSNLTLTQVFVPDSLVEGLTHAWSLSVEMSFYLVLPLLWWALARLRGRAARWRIPVIAGVGVASLGWALVPWYELGLHERINDQILPPAFASWFAAGMILAELACAPPGRAAGLARHRHARWRWWAVAAAAFAASTVPRWFTEGFVHPSGPEFAARTALGAVVAFCLLAPVVLSPAATAPAGSTRLGPHFPVLGSGVLTTLGRWSYAVFLWHVLVLHFAFQIAAVPMFSGQMLRIWFVTVVVTTVVAAASYALVEVPAQRWLAPRRAPRGRPVDGQLEASPAQINPVTVAT
- a CDS encoding alpha-(1->3)-arabinofuranosyltransferase, which encodes MIRGVRLGAGARDAVVAFLAFLLLACLQAPGLVVPDTKYDLVVDPGRFLAQATHLWTGLSFSGQVQNQAYGYLFPQGSFFALFDLVGVPAWVTQRLWWAIVLTVAYMGVVRVAAALRIGTRGTRAIAGVGYALAPRMLGDLGSISSEIWPVALAPWVLLPVIRVLQGRMSPRRGAAGAAFALALMGAVNAVATAAACLPAILWWALHRPNRTWARLAAWWLPLSAAVCLWWAVPLVLLGRVSPPFLDYIESAEVTTRWSSVTEVLRGAATWVPFVSTDRTAGADLTSEPVFVLATGVIAAVGVVGLLWRGMPARGRLLAIAALGLVLMAAPWVGPAGGGLAETLRALLDGPAAPLRNVHKFEPLLRLPLVLGAAHLLSQLLATLVGAEDRDDDGAAACDDGSLDRSGGQPTRVGLVSALAHPERHRAVAVAMIIMLAGGVSVAPAWLGRLAPVGAHESLPDHWTEAAAWLSENAPVDRPGEDAEPDPAATTRALVVPGASFGRQVWGVTRDEPLQPLAETPWAVRDSVPLQPAPAIRALDAVQRRLADGRAAPGMSATLASLGVGFLVVRNDLSEDSAAPRPALVHQSIDGSPGLVKVAEFGEPVGGSRVDGDDDEVVVVPDSGLRPAYPAIEIYRVDSRLGSDAAPPGPARSATAPYTVEVRDLPVVAGGPEALSRLDDLLAARDTIGSPPRVTRLLEADALTAGVDPASDPFPRPRPLNSTAPVLTDSPTDRETDFGRLDHNSSAVRAEGNPRRSRGTVPDYAATVAPEDPPLAQARWWDASVEVSSSAADSAQPGVVRPSHSVAAAVDGDPDTAWRSGGYGSAFGEWIEIELPEPVDRAVLQLTVPPPEAGPQVSTLQVRTDTGTATVFPTVGEETTVALPPGPTKRVRVTATGFADGGRGTYFEISQIGLTARGRDIPLLRTIALPDRPEDDRAPSGWLLRQELAGRSDCVHVGNPVEGLAGAEESTGAARCAPDLAIDPEEPARFARLLDVPAQTAVAPQLLVRPRPGAALDDVLRGDPTSRARQVRATGESLVTDPAGGPSAAVDGDRSTSWHARDVPAPTLELRLPGRQLVGSLRLWPPRSAAPAAPDVVTIDTGVQRTRVDLATLTPEDDGSVVVAVPADHTDRITIRVDHARDVRGPGGTQLPTGIAEVWVQDPAGARIGALPAAADDPVTLTCQDGPRLHIGDRVVRTRITATRRELLEGRAVTAELCDDTPVPLSAGPQEVSVDPGQAFSVDTVGLVVVDPGTGARTGGTGGSAAPILGGAPQPTRAVTTALWGDSRRELHVPSAPRERVLVVPESVTPAWQARLVADDGTDLGDPRPVTVDGWKQGWVLPATTTGATLVLTVPLDAPYRAALLTGPIALLLVLLLFLVRGSRDRAGTHATQWRGRGLLTIATTAVVGFVVAGPVGLALTFGLTISALMASRHLGAGRARQLLVIGSGVGIVAGAALLARAPWPDSLGYAGDGWGPQVATVTGLICAGLASSWPSTGRPRGARRGANQR